The following coding sequences are from one Collimonas arenae window:
- the ggt gene encoding gamma-glutamyltransferase — translation MVVTSQHLASQVGVDILKMGGNAIDAAVAVGYAQAVVNPCCGNIGGGGFMTIHLADGRDTFINFRETAPAAASANMYLDANGKAITNASLFGYLAAGVPGTVLGLDTAQRKYGKLTRAQVMQPAIKLARDGYILNRGDTDILDTTIAQFKKDPEAARLFLRRDGTPLQPGDRLVQKDLAKTLEAISRNGPDAFYKGAIPAAVERASKAGGGIITAADFAGYKISESAPLSCNYRGYVFVSAPPPSSGGATMCQILNILEGYDMKALGFHSASAVHYMTEAMRHSYMDRNTFLGDPAFVKNPLDRLLSKEYAASIREKISADKATPSVEVQPGMAPHEKPETTHYSIVDKDGNAVSTTYTINGRFGAVVIAPGTGFFLNDEMDDFTVKAGVQNLFGLVQGATNSIAPGKRPLSSMAPTLVTKDGKTYMVLGSPGGSRIITITLETALNVIDYGMAPQEAVDAPRIHHQWLPDEVYYETRGLSPDTLKILEGMGYKMKEQTPWGAAELIMIGLPGAAGVTSASSGNDSGVSGIVRPGFYYGANDTRRPAGAAIGY, via the coding sequence GCGGTCGGTTATGCGCAGGCGGTGGTCAATCCCTGCTGCGGCAATATCGGCGGTGGCGGCTTCATGACCATCCACCTGGCCGACGGCCGCGATACCTTCATCAATTTCCGTGAAACCGCGCCCGCTGCGGCCAGCGCCAATATGTACCTGGACGCCAACGGCAAGGCGATCACCAACGCCAGCCTGTTCGGCTACCTGGCGGCCGGCGTGCCGGGCACCGTGCTCGGACTCGACACCGCGCAACGCAAATACGGCAAGTTGACGCGCGCCCAGGTGATGCAGCCGGCGATCAAGCTGGCGCGCGACGGTTACATCCTGAACCGCGGCGACACCGACATCCTCGACACCACCATCGCCCAATTCAAGAAAGATCCGGAAGCTGCGCGCCTGTTCCTGCGTCGCGACGGCACACCATTGCAACCTGGCGATCGCCTGGTGCAAAAGGACCTGGCCAAGACGCTGGAAGCCATCTCGCGCAACGGCCCTGACGCTTTCTATAAGGGCGCCATCCCGGCAGCCGTGGAACGCGCCTCCAAGGCTGGCGGCGGCATCATTACCGCAGCCGACTTCGCCGGTTACAAGATCAGCGAAAGCGCACCGCTGTCGTGCAACTACCGCGGCTATGTATTCGTTTCCGCACCACCACCAAGCTCCGGCGGCGCCACCATGTGCCAGATCCTCAACATCCTTGAGGGCTACGACATGAAGGCGTTGGGCTTCCACTCGGCGTCGGCAGTGCACTACATGACCGAAGCGATGCGCCATTCCTACATGGATCGCAACACTTTCCTGGGCGACCCTGCGTTCGTCAAGAATCCGCTGGACCGCTTGCTGAGCAAGGAATATGCTGCTTCGATCCGCGAAAAGATCAGCGCCGACAAGGCCACGCCTTCGGTCGAAGTACAACCGGGCATGGCGCCGCATGAGAAACCAGAAACCACCCATTACTCGATCGTCGACAAGGATGGCAACGCGGTTTCCACTACCTACACCATCAACGGCCGCTTCGGCGCCGTGGTGATTGCACCGGGCACCGGCTTCTTCCTGAACGATGAAATGGATGACTTCACCGTCAAGGCCGGCGTGCAGAACCTGTTCGGCCTGGTGCAGGGCGCGACCAACTCGATCGCTCCGGGCAAGCGTCCGCTGTCGTCGATGGCACCTACCCTGGTGACCAAGGATGGCAAGACTTACATGGTGCTGGGTTCGCCGGGCGGTTCGCGCATCATCACCATCACGCTGGAAACTGCGTTGAACGTGATCGACTACGGCATGGCGCCACAGGAAGCGGTCGATGCGCCGCGCATCCATCACCAATGGCTGCCGGACGAGGTCTACTACGAAACCCGCGGCCTGTCGCCGGATACCCTGAAGATCCTCGAAGGCATGGGCTACAAGATGAAGGAACAAACCCCTTGGGGCGCGGCTGAGCTGATCATGATCGGCTTGCCAGGCGCTGCGGGTGTGACATCGGCCAGCTCCGGTAATGATTCCGGCGTATCGGGCATCGTGCGTCCTGGCTTCTATTACGGCGCCAACGATACACGTCGTCCTGCAGGCGCTGCGATCGGGTATTGA
- a CDS encoding DUF1338 domain-containing protein, whose amino-acid sequence MSTTNLQFMLASLLGAEHASQLSDLLQIPESTLRPRSDKVSRIEIAQALNMLLFEKLLKAVPQGNDYVQDSVRAGNKIRFDHGALRTVLGISTGTLPAGEAAFTRILRPLGYHVNGVYPLQRISMTGRAYAHEDDPEEIAQFFLSELHPHQFSHAFQATVNKVLSTSQDPIDSHSARLLQQLAADKALPLTDALALLPVLVRCFDRQHALPSVAEYRILLAESAEMAWISTEGNAFNHATDRVAHVEQVADAQRALGRSIKDKIEVSRNGRVRQTAFRASMVSRPMLDDNGQLVDMQVPGSFYEFISRDRYLDETSQTSKLDLTFDSGNAQGIFKMTASAEAAPNPANA is encoded by the coding sequence ATGTCCACCACCAACCTGCAATTCATGCTGGCGTCCCTGCTGGGCGCCGAGCATGCCAGCCAATTATCTGACCTGCTGCAAATCCCTGAGAGCACATTGCGGCCGCGTTCCGACAAGGTTTCCCGCATCGAGATCGCGCAGGCGCTGAACATGTTGCTGTTCGAGAAACTGCTGAAAGCCGTCCCGCAAGGCAATGACTACGTGCAGGATTCGGTCCGCGCCGGCAACAAGATCCGCTTCGACCACGGCGCCTTGCGCACCGTGCTTGGCATCAGCACCGGCACGCTGCCGGCCGGCGAAGCGGCGTTCACGCGCATCCTGCGGCCGCTTGGCTACCACGTCAACGGCGTCTACCCGCTGCAACGGATCAGCATGACCGGCCGCGCCTACGCGCATGAGGACGATCCTGAAGAAATCGCGCAGTTCTTCCTGAGCGAACTGCATCCGCATCAGTTTTCCCACGCATTCCAGGCGACCGTCAACAAGGTCTTGTCGACCTCACAAGATCCGATCGACTCACACTCGGCGCGTCTGCTGCAGCAACTCGCTGCCGACAAAGCCCTGCCGCTCACCGATGCGCTGGCGCTGCTGCCGGTACTGGTGCGCTGCTTCGATCGCCAGCATGCATTGCCCAGCGTCGCCGAATACCGGATCTTGCTGGCAGAGTCGGCCGAAATGGCCTGGATTTCGACTGAAGGCAATGCGTTCAACCACGCCACCGATCGCGTCGCCCATGTCGAGCAGGTGGCCGATGCGCAGCGTGCGCTGGGACGCAGCATCAAGGACAAGATCGAAGTCTCACGCAACGGCCGCGTGCGGCAAACGGCGTTCCGCGCCAGCATGGTATCGCGGCCGATGCTTGACGATAATGGCCAGTTGGTCGACATGCAGGTACCGGGATCGTTCTACGAATTCATTTCGCGCGACCGCTATCTGGATGAAACCAGCCAAACCTCCAAGCTGGACCTGACCTTCGACAGCGGCAATGCGCAGGGAATTTTCAAAATGACCGCTTCGGCAGAGGCGGCGCCCAACCCGGCGAATGCCTGA
- a CDS encoding FAD-binding oxidoreductase: MTDIITLQQRIADLLGPQGCLLQPEQRQLYEKGARYGDGKSLCIARPANVDEAAELMRLCARDKIRIVPQGANTGLVGAASPDRSGLDVLLSMERIKGVIDIDPVDRVVQAYAGTRLSELNQALEKHDLYFPIDLGADPSLGGMLAANTGGARLIRYGDVRHNTLGLEALLIDPPGERLDLTNRLRKNNTGPDWKQCFIGTGGAYGVITQVVLQVHPRPQQSATALVAPASMEAAALLLRDVERNFADFLSAFEGISQNALQSVLQHVPGIAAPFEPLPPYAFLIELSSARPRSADFDLEKLFGAWLESCFGDLILDAVIDKPEVLWRIRHAISDSVRQEGKVVAFDISVPRSSLGQFRQEAAALLEQSHAGIKLFDFGHWGDGGLHFNLAIPEQLIADFPPLRINALRQEIYDLAVLKYKGSFSAEHGVGPFNQQFYERYTTPAQLALATRMQNVFDPERLLGVTSYGAKQ, translated from the coding sequence ATGACCGATATCATCACGCTGCAGCAACGCATCGCCGACCTGCTCGGTCCGCAAGGCTGCCTGTTGCAGCCGGAGCAGCGGCAACTGTATGAAAAAGGCGCGCGCTACGGCGACGGCAAGAGCTTGTGCATCGCCCGCCCGGCCAATGTCGATGAAGCAGCGGAACTGATGCGCCTGTGTGCGCGCGACAAGATCCGGATCGTGCCGCAGGGAGCCAATACCGGCCTGGTCGGCGCCGCATCGCCGGATCGCTCCGGGCTGGACGTGCTGCTCAGCATGGAGCGTATCAAGGGCGTCATCGATATCGATCCGGTTGATCGCGTGGTGCAGGCGTATGCCGGCACCCGTTTATCGGAACTGAATCAGGCGCTGGAAAAACATGACCTGTATTTCCCCATCGATCTCGGCGCCGATCCCTCGCTGGGCGGCATGCTGGCAGCCAATACCGGCGGTGCACGGCTGATCCGCTATGGCGATGTCCGCCACAACACCCTGGGGCTGGAAGCGTTGCTGATCGATCCGCCCGGCGAACGGCTGGATCTCACGAATCGCCTCAGAAAAAACAATACCGGCCCCGACTGGAAACAATGCTTTATCGGCACCGGCGGCGCTTACGGCGTCATCACTCAGGTGGTGTTGCAAGTCCATCCGCGGCCGCAGCAAAGCGCCACCGCGCTGGTGGCGCCGGCCTCAATGGAAGCGGCGGCGCTGCTGCTGCGCGACGTCGAACGCAATTTCGCCGATTTCCTCAGCGCCTTCGAAGGCATTTCGCAAAATGCCTTGCAATCCGTGTTGCAGCATGTGCCCGGCATTGCCGCGCCATTCGAGCCACTACCGCCTTACGCGTTCCTGATCGAACTCAGTTCGGCGCGGCCGCGCAGCGCCGATTTCGACCTGGAAAAACTGTTCGGCGCATGGCTGGAAAGCTGCTTCGGCGATCTCATCCTGGACGCCGTGATCGACAAGCCCGAGGTGCTGTGGCGCATTCGCCATGCCATCAGCGACAGCGTGCGCCAGGAAGGCAAAGTGGTGGCTTTCGATATTTCCGTGCCGCGTTCCAGCTTGGGGCAATTCCGTCAGGAAGCGGCGGCACTGCTGGAACAAAGCCATGCCGGCATCAAGCTCTTCGATTTCGGCCACTGGGGTGATGGCGGCCTGCACTTCAACCTGGCGATTCCCGAACAGCTCATCGCCGATTTTCCACCGCTGCGCATCAACGCCCTGCGCCAGGAAATCTACGACCTCGCGGTGCTGAAATATAAAGGCAGCTTCAGCGCCGAGCATGGCGTCGGTCCGTTCAACCAGCAATTCTACGAGCGTTATACGACGCCCGCACAACTAGCCCTGGCGACCAGAATGCAAAACGTGTTCGACCCCGAGCGGCTGCTGGGGGTGACCAGCTATGGCGCCAAGCAATAA
- the gcvA gene encoding transcriptional regulator GcvA gives MRRFIPSTSCLIAFDTAARHLSFTKAANELHMTQGAVSRQAAILEDYLGVKLFERINRRLILTEAGVEYASQVATILKQIEMATFQVMAHKNSGGVLNLATLPTFGVKWLIPRLAKFNAAYPDVILNLSTEVLPFDFNSRPVDAAIHFGEPNWPGAVMVRLMGEEVLPVCSQELGRQIKRIEDLTEMTLLQHTTRPQAWQDWFSQVGVACPDALSGPRFEQLSMVIQAAAAGLGVALMPKFLVETEIALGQLHVPFPFAVKSPQSYYLTYPEKNASKAAVLKFQEWILGELPEA, from the coding sequence ATGCGCAGATTCATCCCCTCGACCTCGTGTCTGATCGCTTTTGACACGGCCGCACGCCACCTGTCCTTCACCAAGGCTGCCAACGAGTTGCACATGACGCAAGGCGCAGTCAGCCGACAGGCGGCGATCCTGGAAGACTATCTCGGGGTAAAGCTGTTCGAGCGCATCAACCGCCGCCTGATCCTGACCGAGGCGGGAGTCGAATACGCCAGCCAGGTCGCCACCATCCTCAAGCAGATCGAAATGGCCACCTTCCAGGTCATGGCCCACAAGAATTCGGGCGGCGTGCTCAACCTGGCCACCTTGCCGACCTTCGGCGTCAAATGGCTGATTCCGCGCCTGGCCAAATTCAATGCGGCTTATCCCGATGTGATCCTCAACCTCAGCACCGAGGTGCTGCCGTTCGATTTCAATAGCCGGCCGGTCGATGCCGCGATCCATTTCGGCGAGCCAAACTGGCCCGGCGCGGTCATGGTGCGGTTGATGGGTGAAGAAGTGCTGCCGGTTTGCAGCCAGGAACTGGGGCGGCAGATCAAGCGCATCGAAGACCTGACAGAGATGACGTTATTGCAACACACGACCCGCCCGCAAGCCTGGCAGGACTGGTTCAGCCAGGTCGGCGTGGCCTGTCCCGACGCCCTCTCCGGCCCACGCTTCGAACAACTGTCGATGGTGATCCAGGCTGCCGCTGCCGGCCTCGGCGTGGCGCTGATGCCGAAATTCCTGGTGGAAACCGAGATCGCCCTCGGCCAGCTGCATGTGCCGTTCCCGTTCGCGGTCAAGAGCCCGCAATCCTATTACCTGACTTATCCTGAGAAAAACGCCAGCAAGGCGGCAGTGCTTAAATTCCAGGAATGGATCCTGGGTGAGCTGCCGGAAGCCTGA
- a CDS encoding aldehyde dehydrogenase family protein, protein MTQISTIFAELGFDFSAHAGNDLHSRSPRDGAAIASLRAHTVAETEAAIKNAQQAYEKWRVVPAPVRGELVRILGEVLRENREPLGKLVTLESGKILSEGIGEVQEMIDICDFAVGLSRQLYGLTIASERPGHRMMETWHPLGVCGVITAFNFPVAVWAWNAALALVCGNAVIWKPSEKTPVVALAVHALYEKAVARFSQQRPDLLPSNLCQVVLGRAEIGATLSASPLVPLISATGSVRMGRKVATTVAERLGRSLLELGGNNGMIVTPTADLSLALRAITFSAVGTAGQRCTSLRRLFVHSSIYDDVVNRIERIYASVKVGDPLDAGTLVGPLVDQQSFEAMQTALQQAKAEGGVVTGGERVAVGDGENAYYVRPALVRMSQQSDIVHHETFAPILYVLRYENFDDAVRMNNAVPQGLSSAIFTNDVREAEAFMSASGSDCGLANVNIGTSGAEIGGAFGGEKETGGGRESGSDSWKTYMRRATNTINYSRTLPLAQGVKFDID, encoded by the coding sequence ATGACGCAAATCTCCACCATCTTCGCTGAACTCGGTTTCGATTTCTCCGCCCATGCCGGCAACGATCTCCATTCGCGTTCGCCGCGCGATGGCGCTGCGATTGCATCGCTGCGCGCCCATACCGTGGCGGAAACCGAAGCCGCCATCAAGAATGCCCAGCAAGCCTACGAAAAATGGCGCGTGGTGCCGGCGCCGGTGCGCGGCGAACTGGTGCGCATCCTGGGTGAAGTGCTGCGCGAAAACCGCGAGCCGCTGGGCAAACTGGTGACGCTGGAATCCGGCAAGATCCTGTCCGAAGGTATCGGCGAAGTGCAGGAAATGATCGACATCTGCGATTTCGCAGTCGGCCTGTCGCGCCAGCTGTACGGTCTGACCATCGCTTCCGAACGTCCAGGTCACCGGATGATGGAAACCTGGCATCCGCTGGGCGTGTGCGGCGTCATCACCGCGTTCAACTTCCCGGTCGCGGTGTGGGCATGGAATGCCGCGCTGGCGCTGGTGTGCGGCAATGCGGTGATCTGGAAGCCGTCGGAAAAAACACCGGTGGTCGCGCTAGCCGTGCATGCCTTGTATGAAAAAGCCGTGGCGCGTTTCTCGCAACAGCGTCCGGACCTGCTGCCGTCGAATCTGTGCCAAGTGGTTCTGGGCCGCGCCGAGATCGGCGCTACCCTGTCGGCCTCGCCGCTGGTGCCGCTGATCAGCGCTACCGGTAGCGTGCGCATGGGCCGCAAGGTCGCCACTACTGTAGCCGAGCGCCTGGGCCGCAGCCTGCTGGAACTTGGCGGCAACAACGGCATGATCGTCACGCCGACCGCCGATTTGAGCCTGGCCCTGCGCGCGATTACTTTCTCCGCTGTCGGCACCGCCGGCCAACGCTGCACCAGCTTGCGCCGTTTGTTTGTCCACAGCAGCATTTATGACGATGTGGTCAACCGCATCGAACGCATCTACGCCAGCGTCAAGGTCGGCGATCCGCTGGATGCGGGCACCCTGGTCGGTCCGTTGGTCGACCAGCAGTCGTTCGAAGCAATGCAGACTGCATTGCAGCAGGCCAAGGCCGAAGGCGGCGTGGTCACGGGCGGCGAGCGGGTCGCAGTAGGCGATGGCGAAAATGCGTATTACGTGCGTCCTGCATTGGTGCGCATGTCGCAGCAAAGCGACATCGTGCATCACGAAACCTTCGCGCCGATTCTGTATGTGCTGCGCTACGAAAACTTCGACGATGCGGTGCGCATGAACAATGCGGTACCGCAGGGCTTGTCGTCAGCGATCTTCACCAACGATGTGCGCGAAGCGGAAGCATTCATGTCGGCCAGCGGCAGCGATTGCGGCCTGGCCAACGTCAACATCGGCACTAGCGGCGCGGAAATCGGCGGCGCGTTTGGCGGTGAAAAAGAAACCGGCGGTGGCCGTGAATCGGGTTCCGATTCGTGGAAGACTTATATGCGTCGTGCCACCAACACCATCAACTACAGCCGTACCTTGCCGCTGGCGCAGGGTGTGAAATTCGATATCGACTAA
- a CDS encoding SDR family NAD(P)-dependent oxidoreductase yields MKNLQGKVAVITGGAEGIGKGIAVRAAAEGMKLVLADINAAKLETTVAEFKAQGIEVIGVPTDVANEEQVNALAAKAFAQFGNVHLLVNNAGVAVAKPAWETTQKDWDWVMGVNFYGVTHALRAFIPTMLKHGEEGHIVNTASMAGLTSQPSLASYNASKHAVVTVSEGLHHDLVLRQSRIKVSVLCPGWVKTGIGHSERNRANAAHADRVLDPVAAKVGMAVLQAVENGIPVQQVADDVFDAIRLERFYILTHPEMKQAIQVRMEDILLQRAPTLLRI; encoded by the coding sequence ATGAAGAACCTACAAGGCAAGGTCGCAGTCATCACCGGCGGCGCAGAAGGCATCGGCAAGGGTATCGCGGTACGCGCGGCGGCGGAGGGCATGAAGCTGGTGCTGGCCGATATCAACGCTGCCAAACTGGAAACCACGGTGGCGGAGTTCAAGGCACAGGGCATCGAAGTCATTGGCGTGCCGACCGATGTCGCCAACGAAGAGCAGGTTAATGCGCTGGCGGCCAAGGCCTTTGCGCAATTCGGCAATGTCCATTTGCTGGTCAACAATGCTGGCGTCGCGGTCGCCAAACCGGCCTGGGAAACCACGCAAAAAGATTGGGACTGGGTTATGGGCGTCAATTTCTATGGCGTCACCCACGCGCTACGCGCCTTCATCCCGACCATGCTCAAGCACGGCGAAGAAGGGCATATCGTCAATACCGCCTCGATGGCCGGCCTGACCTCGCAGCCCAGCCTGGCCAGTTACAACGCCAGCAAGCATGCGGTAGTGACGGTGTCCGAAGGATTACATCACGACCTCGTTTTGCGCCAGTCGCGGATCAAGGTATCCGTATTGTGCCCGGGATGGGTCAAGACCGGAATCGGCCATTCTGAGCGCAATCGTGCTAATGCGGCCCATGCTGACAGAGTGTTGGATCCGGTAGCAGCCAAGGTAGGTATGGCGGTGTTGCAGGCTGTGGAGAACGGTATTCCGGTGCAGCAGGTTGCCGACGACGTGTTTGATGCGATTCGCCTGGAGCGCTTTTACATCCTCACGCATCCAGAAATGAAGCAGGCGATTCAGGTGCGGATGGAAGACATCCTGCTGCAGCGGGCGCCGACTTTATTGCGAATTTAA
- a CDS encoding SDR family oxidoreductase has translation MTSTTIFDLKGKIALVTGASRGIGEAIAKLLAQQGAHVIVSSRKAEACEKVVADIVASGGSAEVMACHIGEMAQIEAIFQAIASKHGRLDILVNNAAANPHFGPIVETDVAAFQKTVDVNIRGYFFMSSYGAKLMAQNGGGAIVNVASVNGVTPGVFQGIYSITKAAVISMTKAFAKECAASGVRVNALLPGFTETKFAAALIDNPAILKQALQHIPMNRVAQPDEMAGAVLYLVSPAASYATGVCMNVDGGYLLN, from the coding sequence ATGACAAGCACAACAATTTTTGACCTGAAGGGCAAGATCGCACTGGTCACCGGCGCCAGCCGCGGCATCGGTGAAGCGATCGCCAAACTATTGGCGCAGCAAGGCGCGCATGTGATCGTATCGAGCCGCAAGGCCGAGGCGTGCGAGAAGGTGGTAGCCGATATTGTGGCCAGTGGTGGATCGGCGGAGGTCATGGCTTGCCATATCGGTGAGATGGCGCAGATCGAAGCAATCTTTCAAGCCATCGCCAGCAAGCACGGGCGGCTCGATATCCTGGTCAACAATGCCGCCGCCAACCCGCATTTCGGGCCAATCGTCGAGACCGACGTGGCGGCTTTCCAGAAAACCGTCGACGTGAATATCCGCGGCTACTTTTTCATGTCGTCCTATGGCGCAAAACTGATGGCGCAGAACGGCGGCGGCGCGATCGTGAATGTGGCTTCGGTCAACGGCGTGACGCCTGGCGTGTTCCAGGGCATCTATTCGATTACCAAGGCAGCGGTGATTTCGATGACCAAGGCTTTCGCCAAGGAATGCGCGGCCAGCGGCGTGCGTGTCAACGCTTTGCTGCCTGGCTTCACCGAGACCAAGTTCGCGGCCGCACTGATCGACAACCCGGCGATCCTGAAACAGGCCTTGCAGCACATCCCGATGAACCGTGTGGCGCAGCCGGATGAAATGGCGGGCGCAGTGCTGTATCTGGTATCGCCGGCGGCCAGCTATGCCACAGGTGTTTGCATGAATGTCGACGGCGGCTATTTGTTGAATTAA
- a CDS encoding histidine phosphatase family protein → MSAIYLVRHGQASFGAADYDQLSELGVRQSTLLGQWLAQTGQDMPLLVTGSHRRHQQSSAACLAALSHNCGTSAQQQLQDPGFDEFDHQQVLLRLMPQFADRAVLAAYLAEQENPARAFQQVFAKAVARWVGGEHDEDYSETWPQFKARCNAALARLLECIGSGQSAWVFTSGGPISAICQRLLAIPDRQIFELNWSLVNTGVTKLLYRPGRVSLSYLNSFAHLENARDATLVSYR, encoded by the coding sequence ATGAGTGCCATCTATCTGGTGCGCCACGGCCAAGCCAGCTTCGGTGCGGCTGACTATGATCAGCTGTCCGAACTGGGTGTGCGCCAGTCCACATTGCTGGGGCAGTGGCTGGCGCAGACCGGGCAGGACATGCCGTTGCTGGTCACCGGCAGCCATCGCCGTCATCAGCAAAGCAGTGCGGCTTGCCTGGCAGCGCTGTCGCACAACTGCGGTACAAGCGCGCAACAGCAGTTGCAAGATCCCGGCTTCGATGAATTTGATCACCAACAAGTACTGCTGCGCCTGATGCCGCAGTTTGCCGATCGTGCCGTGCTGGCGGCTTACCTGGCAGAGCAGGAGAATCCAGCGCGCGCATTCCAGCAAGTGTTTGCCAAAGCCGTGGCACGCTGGGTTGGCGGTGAACACGATGAGGATTACAGCGAAACCTGGCCGCAATTCAAGGCGCGTTGCAACGCTGCGTTGGCGCGGTTGCTGGAATGTATCGGCTCGGGTCAGTCGGCCTGGGTGTTTACTTCGGGCGGCCCGATCAGCGCGATTTGCCAGCGGTTGCTGGCGATTCCAGACCGGCAGATTTTTGAATTGAACTGGTCGCTGGTCAACACCGGCGTCACCAAATTGCTGTATCGCCCCGGGCGTGTCAGCCTGAGTTACCTGAACAGTTTTGCGCATCTCGAAAACGCGCGCGATGCGACGCTGGTGAGCTATCGCTAA
- a CDS encoding phosphotransferase family protein, which produces MTLIDQAGAVRSGEELDVAAVDAFLKGVDHNLEGVPTVSQFPGGASNLTYLLSYANRELILRRPPFGAKAKSAHDMLREANIMTELKPVYPYVPSVFATCQDRAVMDSDFYVMERLRGIVLRDKLPEGLALSEAETRQLCLNVIDKMIALHQVDYQAAGLAHLGKGDGYVQRQISGWSERYRKARTDNAVDFEEVMRWLADKMPAGDVATCLIHNDFRFDNVVLNPDDPLQVIGVLDWEMATLGDPLMDLGNALAYWVQADDEPQFKQMRRQPTHLPGMLTRKEVVAYYAEKTGYRTDHFDFYEIYGLFRLAVIVQQIYYRFHHGQTKNPQFSFFVHVTNYLEQRCKNLIAQSTLLNT; this is translated from the coding sequence ATGACCTTGATCGACCAAGCCGGTGCTGTGCGCAGCGGCGAAGAACTGGATGTCGCCGCCGTCGATGCTTTCCTGAAAGGCGTTGACCACAACCTTGAGGGCGTGCCGACAGTAAGCCAGTTTCCTGGCGGCGCCTCCAACCTGACTTACTTGCTGAGTTACGCCAACCGCGAGCTGATCCTGCGCCGCCCCCCGTTCGGCGCCAAGGCCAAATCGGCCCACGACATGCTGCGCGAAGCCAATATCATGACCGAGCTGAAGCCGGTCTATCCCTATGTGCCAAGCGTGTTTGCGACCTGTCAGGATCGCGCGGTGATGGACAGCGATTTCTATGTGATGGAGCGGCTGCGCGGCATCGTCCTGCGCGACAAGCTACCCGAGGGCCTGGCGCTGAGCGAGGCCGAGACGCGCCAACTGTGCCTGAACGTGATCGACAAGATGATCGCGCTGCACCAGGTTGATTACCAGGCTGCCGGCTTGGCGCACCTGGGTAAAGGCGACGGTTATGTGCAGCGGCAGATATCCGGCTGGAGCGAGCGTTATCGCAAGGCACGCACCGATAACGCGGTCGATTTCGAAGAAGTGATGCGCTGGCTGGCCGACAAGATGCCGGCCGGCGATGTTGCCACCTGCCTGATCCACAACGATTTTCGTTTCGATAACGTGGTGTTGAATCCTGACGATCCGCTGCAAGTCATCGGCGTGCTGGACTGGGAAATGGCGACGCTCGGCGATCCGCTGATGGACCTTGGCAACGCGCTGGCCTATTGGGTACAGGCCGACGACGAACCGCAATTCAAGCAAATGCGACGCCAGCCGACCCATTTGCCGGGCATGCTGACGCGCAAGGAAGTGGTGGCCTACTATGCCGAGAAAACCGGTTACCGCACCGATCATTTCGATTTTTATGAAATCTACGGCCTGTTCCGACTGGCGGTGATTGTGCAGCAAATCTATTACCGCTTCCATCACGGCCAGACCAAGAATCCGCAGTTTTCATTCTTTGTCCACGTCACCAATTATCTGGAACAGCGCTGCAAGAATCTGATCGCGCAGTCGACGCTGTTGAATACATGA